One Peromyscus leucopus breed LL Stock chromosome 20, UCI_PerLeu_2.1, whole genome shotgun sequence genomic region harbors:
- the St3gal1 gene encoding CMP-N-acetylneuraminate-beta-galactosamide-alpha-2,3-sialyltransferase 1, whose protein sequence is MMNMRKRTLKWLTFLVLLVFLTSFVLNYSSTGLHAPWFSKQMVLGFSDNLRKLIKAQPCTCTRCISQDKVSYWFDQRFNKTMQPLLTARNALMDEDTYQWWLRLQRERKPNNLSDTVKELFRVVPGNVDPVLDKRLVGCRRCAVVGNSGNLKDSSYGRDIDSHDFVVRMNRAPTVGFEADVGSRTTHHLVYPESFRELGENVSMVLVPFKTTDLQWVVSATTTGTITHTYVPVPPKIKVKQEKILIYHPAFIKYVFDSWLQGHGRYPSTGILSVIFSIHVCDEVDLYGFGADSKGNWHHYWENNPSAGAFRKTGVHDADFEYNVTTTLAAINKIRIFKGR, encoded by the exons ATGATGAACATGAGGAAGAGGACCCTCAAGTGGCTCACCTTCCTCGTGCTTCTCGTCTTCCTCACGTCCTTTGTCCTGAACTACTCAAGCACGGGACTGCACGCTCCCTGGTTCTCCAAGCAGATGGTCCTGGGGTTCTCAGACAACTTGCGCAAGCTCATCAAGGCCCAGCCATGCACCTGCACACGCTGCATCAGCCAGGACAAGGTCTCCTACTGGTTCGACCAGCGCTTCAACAAGACCATGCAGCCGCTGCTGACAGCCCGCAATGCGCTGATGGATGAGGACACGTACCAGTGGTGGCTG AGGCTCCAGCGGGAGAGGAAACCTAACAACCTGAGTGACACTGTCAAGGAACTGTTTCGTGTGGTGCCTGGGAATGTGGATCCCGTGCTGGACAAGAGGCTGGTGGGTTGCCGACGCTGTGCGGTCGTGGGAAACTCCGGGAACCTGAAAGACTCCTCGTATGGGCGTGACATTGACAGCCATGACTTTGTGGTGAG GATGAACAGGGCACCCACCGTGGGCTTTGAGGCAGATGTTGGGAGCAGGACCACCCACCATCTTGTGTATCCCGAGAGCTTCCGGGAGCTGGGAGAGAATGTCAGCATGGTCCTGGTCCCCTTCAAGACCACTGACCTGCAGTGGGTAGTCAGTGCCACCACCACAGGCACCATAACTCA CACCTACGTCCCGGTGCCCCCGAAGATCAAAGTGAAACAAGAAAAG ATCCTGATCTACCACCCAGCCTTCATCAAGTATGTCTTTGACAGCTGGCTTCAGGGGCACGGGCGGTACCCATCAACCGGCATCCTCTCGGTCATCTTCTCCATTCATGTCTGTGATGAG GTGGACTTGTATGGCTTCGGGGCAGACAGCAAAGGGAACTGGCACCATTACTGGGAAAACAACCCATCTGCGGGTGCATTCCGAAAGACGGGGGTGCATGATGCTGACTTCGAGTACAATGTCACAACCACCCTGGCAGCCATCAACAAGATCCGCATCTTCAAGGGGAGATGA